ttaacCCATGCCTGAGTTGTAAGCCTAATTTGGGTTGTGAATAGGTTTGTCTTTAAAtccatttataacccatttagcTAATGAAGGTTATTAGTTGAGTCAAGCCGCTGAGCTGtttctataatttttcttttttaatattctgattttttaattatttttttcttttacctttttttcctaCAAAGTCCGATGCCCATCAACCCTCTCTAGTCGCAAGCGAGGGCCACGAAGCCCTCACCCAGCAGCAACCTTCGCAAAGTCTAGGTGAGGGCAACAACTAGTGAGGGCTTCGtggcccttgccagatctataGACTAGCAAGGGTCCGGTCCTCACTCGTGACAAGcgggaaagaaaaaagtaaaagaaagaaaaataataataaaaaattcagaaaatgtttttaaaaattataaaaattgtttgttaaatttggattgcatagaagtattttagcaatgtaattgttttaacaaattataagaaataatttttcctaaattggattaaatgTGAAAGTATTTTAGGAAAACGGTTCAAGTCGAGTATGGGCTAAGTATGGGTCGGATTGAGTATAAGTCATTATATTTGCATTACAATGAATGGATCATAAACGagttaaattgatatatttgggTCAGATCATTTATAACCCGATTCATCCGTTTAACAAGTCTACTCACATGTGAGGCTAACACTCTCCTACCACAATGAATCTTGTGCAAACCTCGGGACAAGGTCCTCCTCTATAATAAATCATCAACtttgtaataaattttcaaatttcccaTTAAATTAGTAAGAAAAACTATTTCAAGATTTTACAAGGTTAGTGAATTACCGAGGTTGTGTGAAATTTTATAATGTTCCAATTAATTAGTAAGCTAGCCATTAGTTTAAATTTTGTAAGTATGGTTAGGAATTTTTCCAATGTCTTGACAAATATAAAAACATCCAAAGAAATTAGTaattttctatcttcttttaaATATAGAAATTAAGGGTAGTAAATgaccatcatattaatgaattgtCCAACAACCATATAAATAagttattattatctttttgaaaattttaggactcaattacactttcgtgataaatttgaggacttatttgcactttttgtaagttttaggacttaatcgcactttttgaaaattttatgacttaattacattttcatgacaaattttaggactttcaatACACTTATCTCTAAGTTTTAAATTAAGTTGGCCACTTACTAATTTATTGGGatgtaataaattatttatcatGTTCATGTTCTACCAATCATACTTGTAAATTTTGAGAGAAATTGATAGCTCACTAAATTATCAAGATGTTGCTAAGTTCATTGTAATTTCGGCAGTCCACTAACCACACTGATGCATTTATAAATCATTTGGTAACTGAGCGATTATTTCGATGCTGGTAAATTCATTATAACATTAGCAATTTACTTAACTAACCTTGTATAACACAAAAGAATTTGGCAACTTACCAATTTATCTGGGCATTAGTGGATTCATAAGAATGTCGGTAAACTATGAAGTTACCAGACAAGCAAGTTATCGATCATACTGATTTTTACCAACGACATTGGAAAATTTAGCAACAACTCCAGCATTCTACCAACCACCCAATCCAAGGAACAAATCAAACACCATTATAGTACGTTCAACTACAAGGGATTAAGTTCCTTCTTTCAACGGGGTGTCTCTAAAAGCCTATAatataattcaaattatttgaCGCATTAAAAGTTAAGCTTCAccaaatatgatgatgatgatctcgTGGATCTTCTCTCATTCAATCTCTTAGTTTCCTAAAGGAATAATCCTAATAAAATCAGTACTGAAACATGATGACAACCTTGCATTGTATCCATGCATAACACTTTTAGGTCTCACAGAGAGAAACGCCGTGAATGATAACACAGCGAAGTCAATGGTATCTTTCTTTTGAGTGATTTCTCTGAAACTAACCCGCGATGATGAAGATGAGCGAGTGGAAGGAGAAGCAATCGATGGTTGCTTCTTCAATTTGCCGTGGGGGAATTATTGACTAATGCATACTTTTGGTTGATCGACTAGTTGCAGCATCTCCTGCTTATTGGCTGATCCATAGGCATGACGACGACTTATTAAACAAGTGGAGAACGGACAGCTAGTAAGAGCAGGACAACAACTCTCACCTAAATCACCAAAACTTTATTCAACTTCTCTCTAGAGCCTGATTAGTTCGCTGCGATGTCACATCATCTCCATTATTATGTTAAGTTAACCACCAAAAACTTAGTATTTCAACGACAAGTGGTTAAGAAATGACAGACTTCCACTTCAAGTGAGATGGTTTAAGGAGAATAAATTGAGATGTTCCGGTTCTTTCGAACCGCAACCGCTTCGTCCCATCTAAATTAATTGCCCGCACGACAAGAATTCTGTACAATGCATGTATtcatattttcaatttgttgttggatgGAGGAGCCCGAATTAGAGTTACGCAAAATGCAATGGAAAGTAGTGAGGCGGACTAGTTCAGATGCATCGTCACATCCGATCACGATGATGAATGATTAGGAATGATGCGTCAACCGAAGTATTTTCTCACTGTCCAAGCATTTTGTATCGCCaatcagagaaaaaaaagggtaatAGGGCATATTTAGATGGCATGTATGATCACTACAATTATTAAGATGCAAGTAAGTCACTTTACCACGTTTCTAGAAGTTTGAAACTGCCGGCATCTTCGTCGTTCAAGTAACATTACCCACGTTCGCTACACGATCAATCATTAGTATAAAGAAATGCTTGCGCATCCGCTAATCGCATGACGTTGATTATAATGTGTCGTGCATTAGACTTCAATTGAATAATGCCATGACCCGTGCATTACCCTTTATCTTGCTTATCCGTGAAGGCACGACATTCCTACCAACATTATTCTACTCCCTCTTTTTAACTTCACCAAATGAGTTCTATCTCAGTTAATTTCATTCATTATTTGATAAGTGAGAGTGAAATGAGCACATGATCTTGAAAGTCATCTATGCGTTGACTACGTCAGATAATTGGTTCCCTTTGCCTTCTTTATTTCCActgttttggtaaattttgttGGATAGGTGAGACTTAGGAGGTATGTGAAAATAAAGGTTTAAACGACTTTAAACAGAAAATTCTGACTCCAAACTTTATATTTAGCTAAAACTCATTAAAGGTAAACTTTGACTTTAGTTAAGAGACAAAAATATGTGCGTGAAAAGTGCCCAATACAGGTTCTATTGCCACATGACCAAGTGGAATAAAATCTCATATTCGTGCCATGGACCTTGCTTGCTGGaacagaatatatatatatataaaagaactGACCAGTTTAAAGGAAATCATTAGCCGATAACCGAAAAGACATACCTAGCTAATTCTCTGATTTAATCTGATCCAAAAGCGTACATCATTCCAAAAAACTCAGGGATGGCTACATAAAAGAAGCTTGAAGGGTTCTAAAAGATGGGTAtgtggaaaaaggaagaacAGTGACACAACCAATATCCAACGGGTGTTTGCTGAAGTTGTCAACCGAAATCAAAAGGCTGGTTTCTTCCTCTTTACTCTCTTGTATCGGGGATCGTAAAAGTGGGCAAATCCCATTCGGCCATGTAAAGCTGTGTTGAGTATTATAGATGAAAATGAGAAACTTTCCAAAGATTCCAGCGTAAGACATTCCCCAAAATGATTTGACAATGAAAAGCCAGGAGGTCTTGCTGTGAATCATGAATTGCTGCACTAGCCATCACCCAAATCATGGGCGATTGTCCCCCTTCCCCCCATTCTTGCATCTCAAGAAACCACTCCCCAAAGCTAAAACCCAATTATCAATGAGCGGCTTTCCTTTTCTCTGTGGGGCTAAACTTGGGATGCAACATGACGGTAATGGGCTATCCCTAGAGGAGAGATCCCCCACAAAGTTCATCCTACCTCAAATTTTCTACATCATCAAAGTACTGTGCCTCTTATCAATACATtgcatttttatcattattaaACACAAAGCTCGACTTCAAGAAAGTAATTCCGGAAAGtctttttagataattattgctgaaaattttaagccCGTCGGACGGCAATAATAGATGCCCAAACCAAGTTTTCTAGTATTCGAGATAGAGTCAAAGGAAGCAGAGATTAGAAATTTAAGCCTAGACAGCTCAATGTTCAAAAGAGCCACCGGCTCTCGCTAAGTCAATGCAGAGAGAAACAGGGGGGTTGGAGTGTCAATTTGCTTTCGCGGGAGCAATTGAGACATCTCTTTCGACCGTCCAGAAGCAAATAAAATAGCTGATTGAGCAATCAAGactattattattgttattacaTTATTAGAATAATAAACGAACCAACGTACTCCAATTATTCACAACCAAATGAACATAGAGGACACTAGCTCCATCCTTACATTGGAAGACCTGCTTGCAAATTGTCCTAAACACGACTCCATgttcttttaaagaaaagtaATAATCATTTCACGTACACCcggctgctctctctctctctctctgtgcgttTGTAGACTGCATCGAGCTTGCACgtagaagaaaatatataactTGTTCTGACTTGTGAGGGAAGGAAATAGGAGTCGGTCTCTTttctctgtgtgtgtgtgtgtgtgtgtgtgaagaATGAGCAAGCCAAAGAAGAAGCTCTCAGTGTCTTACATTACAGTTCCATCTCAGATAATCAACTCCCTCTCCTCATCATCTCTTCAATCTCTTCTCATATCAACCAAGAAAGCACCTCCTCCTTCCCCATCTCCTTCATCAAAGAAGGCCAAGCCGTTTCAGTACAAGTTGTCATCTAAATCTCCAAAGTTATGGTTCTCGGCTCTATTCCTTGTGGCCCTGCTCGGCATGCTGAGGATTggcttcctccctctctcttcataCCCTTGTGCTACTACTCCAACTGCAAGTAATCACCATCACATTTTAGATAACCAGGCCATCAGTCAAGCACGAACAGAGCCTCGTTATAATAATAATTACACATCGGTGGAGCCAAGAGAAGAACCAGAAGAAGAGCACTCCTTCTGGAAGCAACCGGATGGGATGGGGTACAGGGGGTGCTTGGAGTGGAGCAGGGATTACAGGCGGAGGAGCGAGAGAATTGTGAAGGAGAGGCGAAAGTatgtgatggtggtggtggccggCGGGATCAACCAGCAGCGCAATCAGATTGTGGACGCTGTCATCATTGCCAGGATTCTCGAGGCTGTTCTGGTGGTTCCAGTTTTCCAAGTCAATGTCATCTGGGGCGACGACAGGTACCTAGTTCTTCACGCAACTCACAAATGCGCCATTggtcaagaatagaataattatcCATAGATATTCCCCTTACAAAGAACTGGATGAAAAATTCATGTCATCTTCATACCAACCAAACAACGAAACAAAAAGCAGGATTCATGGTCAAAGTAATTCTGGTCATCAGCTATTCCCCTAAGCAAACAATTCAGTAAGTAAGTTAGTGCATATCGTCATGATTTTCTTGCAGTGAATTTTCAGACATATTCGATTTGGATCACTTCAAGAGAGTCCTTGCCAATGATGTACGCGTGATTTCATCTCTTCCCTCCACTCATATAAGGACAAGGCCGATCGTCGAGACACTGACTTCACTTCATATTTCTGCTGAGTGGATTCGCTCACGTTATCTCAGAAGGGTAAAAACAGCCCGTTTTGCCTCTTTTTGTCCAGAATGAAATTGCTTTGCTCAATTTACAATGTTTAGTTGACTAACAAAGACATCACCAAAGTTTGTGCCCGTTGATAGGGGATCATATATGTGTACAAGGCTGTAGCCAGCCGTCCTTAGTTATTGATTGGCTTTTCATGAGCATTGTTGACATCATCTCCATTTTTGTTATCAATATGGTTGGCCTTCAGAATTGGATGAATTCCCTCgatttcttgacttgtaaattAGATGCAATGACCAATTTAAAGTGTCGTTATTATTGGATCATATGCTTTGTGTTGAACTTTGGCTCTGtggtttttcaaattttaaaaacaacgaaaaaaaaaaaagacaaattcgCCAACTGTCACTATGAGGAAAACCAAATGACTTACTTTGTTCGTGAATTTCTGCAGCTCCAGAAGGTGGGGGTTCTGCTCTTACGAGGTTTAGATTCCAGGTTATCTAAGGAACTTCCTTCTGATCTTCAAAAGCTTCGATGCAAGGTACTCCCAATCAATGTTCTGCTTCTTCAGACAGATAGGCAATTAGTCAAAATCGAAGTGACAGCTGGATACCAGTTGGAAACGAAAGCACaaactaaagaagaaaatgccaaTTCTTTAAATTGcttaaatttagatatgattGTTCCGATTGCAGATCAAACATGATCACCCTAAAATGATGAGAACTTAATCTTTACAGGAACAAGCCTTGACTAGTTTGCTGACAAAAATCAGTTCTATACCCCAAGTAACTCTGTTCAATCTGTTCTCTATCCTCAGAAAGTTAGGCTTGAGATTTTCTTGAAGGATCAGAGTTATTGTTCAACATTAACAGAAAAATCGGCTTTcttcttgaaaatatttagatttatCCATTACTTCGGACAAGCAAAAGAGATGCATGATTGCATTCTCTGTTTTCCACAGGTCGCCTTTCATGCATTGAAGTTTGCACCACGAATATTGGATCTTGGCAATAAGCTTGCAGAGAGAATGCAGAGCAAGGGACCCTACATTGCTCTTCATTTGCGGATGGAGAAGGATGTTTGGGTGAGGACAGGTTGCCTTTCGGGTTTGAGCCCCGAGTATGATGAATTGATAAGTCGGGAGAGGAAACGGCACCCCGAGCTCCTAACTGCCAAATCAAACATCACCTATCATGAAAGGATGCTTGCGGGTCTCTGCCCCTTGAATGCATTAGAGGTTGCCAGGTGATCGCTTGCTCTTAGTACTTCCTAATCAAGCATAATCAGGTTCAGTAGGGTTTGAGATCTCGCCATCGTTTTATTGGGTGTGTCTTTAGTAATTGAAGTATCGATTGTCCTCTTAGGTTGCTTAAGGCTCTCGGTGCCCCGAAGAATGCAAGAATCTACTGGGCTGGCGGGCAGCCACTTGGTGGGAAAGAAGCATTGTTGCCGCTCACTAGAGAATTTCCACATTTCTACAACAAACAAGATCTCGCATTACCCGGGGAATTGGAACCCTTCGCTAACAAAGCGTCCTTTATGGCTTCCATTGACTACATTATATGTGAGCGGAGTGACGTCTTCATGCCATCTCATGGGGGGAATATGGGCCATGCTCTACAGGTACTACAGCATTTGTTATTGGTCTTGCTGACTAGTTCTACTCATAGTTAACGACACCCATCGCTACATGATTTAGGAAGTACGCAACGGGAGGCATGCAAAAGCCTGATTTGTAAAGGTGTTTAAAAGTTTATCACAAAAAGAGCACAGCCTATTTCTCATTTGTTGAGCAACTTGACACTTGTCAGAACTAATAGTATCATGCACTAGTCATCACCGGACAGTTTCCTTTTCACTTGTGTCATTTTGACTGACAAATGTTTCTGCAAACAGGGGCAGAGGGCCTACGCCGGTCATAGGAAGTACATAACACCTAACAAACGGCATATGCTCCCTTACTTCTTGAATACATCTCTCCCTGAGCTGGAGTTCAACAGAATCATGCGGGAGTTGCACCAGGACTCCTTAGGTCAACCGGAACTCAGAACAAGCAAAGTTGGAAGAGATGTTACAAAGTACCCTATTCCTGACTGTATGTGCAACTCATCCAGTAGGGGTTACTCATTGCAACGACACACAAAGGAGCTTGCTTTATAACTTTGGGTAGTATACTATGTGGAATTTCTAAATGTTGCTTCTGCAAGATTTGGCATCAAACACCCGAGCTCTTTTGGATCTTGAGACGGCAGCCACAGAGCTGCTCAGGCTATTGGCGATGGCACTTCTGGCAGACTGTTCAGACTGTAGAATCCTAAGCTTGCCTCTGCCCACCAACAAGACGAAAAACtggcaagaaaatagaaaatcataCAGAGACAGAAGCATTTATTCATTCTTTATTGCACAGATCATTCAGAAGATGAATACGGGCCAATGTTCGTCCAGGACTGACGAGTAATTGGTCTACCATGTAATATAATCGCTTTTGTGCAGAAATTGCCATTTATGAGTTTGGAACAGAAAATACCGTTCCCTCTTTATGTTTTCACAGAAAAAATGGTTCAAGTTAGTGTTTATTGCAATATTTTTACAAGTGATAAGACAAAATAAGAGATCAGAAGTATGTATACACCGTAAAAGGGTACCTGAGCTCGATGTCATTTTCAAAGCAGTGGAATGAAATTTTCAGCTCAAAAAAGGCTTGGCGCAATATACTGAGCTTGA
This Eucalyptus grandis isolate ANBG69807.140 chromosome 7, ASM1654582v1, whole genome shotgun sequence DNA region includes the following protein-coding sequences:
- the LOC104452417 gene encoding O-fucosyltransferase 20, encoding MSKPKKKLSVSYITVPSQIINSLSSSSLQSLLISTKKAPPPSPSPSSKKAKPFQYKLSSKSPKLWFSALFLVALLGMLRIGFLPLSSYPCATTPTASNHHHILDNQAISQARTEPRYNNNYTSVEPREEPEEEHSFWKQPDGMGYRGCLEWSRDYRRRSERIVKERRKYVMVVVAGGINQQRNQIVDAVIIARILEAVLVVPVFQVNVIWGDDSEFSDIFDLDHFKRVLANDVRVISSLPSTHIRTRPIVETLTSLHISAEWIRSRYLRRLQKVGVLLLRGLDSRLSKELPSDLQKLRCKVAFHALKFAPRILDLGNKLAERMQSKGPYIALHLRMEKDVWVRTGCLSGLSPEYDELISRERKRHPELLTAKSNITYHERMLAGLCPLNALEVARLLKALGAPKNARIYWAGGQPLGGKEALLPLTREFPHFYNKQDLALPGELEPFANKASFMASIDYIICERSDVFMPSHGGNMGHALQGQRAYAGHRKYITPNKRHMLPYFLNTSLPELEFNRIMRELHQDSLGQPELRTSKVGRDVTKYPIPDCMCNSSSRGYSLQRHTKELAL